In Salvelinus namaycush isolate Seneca chromosome 20, SaNama_1.0, whole genome shotgun sequence, the following proteins share a genomic window:
- the LOC120064657 gene encoding E3 ubiquitin-protein ligase RNF182 — MSQKLEKLTLETDQSCQPLVYTVEELECKICYNRYDTRTRKPKVLGCLHRVCAKCLKKIVENSSPSIVSCPFCRHETHVSDDDIWLLQDDSNILAILTYQDRARKSGGSITPSGEVLLTPGSLSGSGGGEGGCGGTGGGCVTTSEQSHSSSDCLVITIMEVPGESQSSDSMSMLNMVRLYRPASLASLPCHLPAQKCGAWTSRTFPSFLIGVLCLVYFSSLPLGIYLLMIQQLTLGIILVSLVPSTLVLCVFYGFCQCLCHEIMQSIAT; from the coding sequence ATGAGCCAGAAGTTGGAGAAGTTGACCTTGGAGACGGACCAGAGCTGTCAGCCTCTGGTCTACACCGTGGAGGAGCTGGAGTGTAAGATTTGCTACAACCGTTATGACACGCGCACCCGCAAGCCCAAGGTGTTGGGCTGCCTCCACCGCGTCTGCGCCAAATGCCTGAAGAAGATCGTGGAGAACTCGTCCCCCAGCATTGTCAGCTGCCCCTTCTGCCGCCACGAGACGCACGTGTCCGACGATGACATCTGGCTGCTGCAGGACGACAGCAACATCCTGGCCATCCTCACCTACCAGGACCGCGCCAGGAAGAGTGGCGGTTCCATCACTCCGAGTGGGGAGGTGCTGCTCACTCCGGGCAGCCTGAGCGGGAGTGGCGGTGGAGAGGGTGGCTGTGGTGGTACTGGGGGCGGCTGCGTCACAACCAGTGAGCAGTCACACAGCTCCTCCGACTGCCTGGTCATCACCATCATGGAGGTGCCGGGCGAGTCGCAGTCATCAGACTCCATGAGCATGCTCAATATGGTGCGCCTGTACCGGCCCGCCAGCCTGGCCTCGCTGCCCTGCCACCTGCCCGCGCAGAAGTGCGGCGCATGGACCTCTCGCACCTTCCCCAGCTTCCTTATCGGCGTCCTGTGTCTAGTCTACTTCTCATCGCTGCCGCTGGGCATCTATCTTCTGATGATCCAGCAGCTCACCCTGGGAATCATCCTGGTCAGCCTGGTGCCCTCCACCCTGGTTCTGTGTGTCTTCTACGGCTTCTGTCAATGCCTGTGCCATGAGATCATGCAGTCCATAGCCACATAA